A genomic stretch from Kwoniella europaea PYCC6329 chromosome 2, complete sequence includes:
- a CDS encoding pyridoxal 5'-phosphate synthase, synthase subunit Pdx1, producing MSSEPTIVPSSAPNGSVPVSQGGTSTPLLGSRGGPAGSGGAGGSFGVKSGLAQMLKGGVIMDVMNVEQAKIAEEAGACAVMALERIPANIRRDGGVARMSDPGMIKEIMEAVSIPVMAKVRIGHFVEAQILQSVGVDYIDESEVLTMADDQHHIGKHSFKVPFVCGCKNLGEALRRISEGAAMIRTKGEAGTGDVVEAVKHQRAVMADIRKAASMSDEELYAFAKELSAPYHLLKETARLKRLPVVSFAAGGVATPADAAMMMQLGCDGVFVGSGIFLSGDPAKRARAIVQAVTHYNNPAVLAEVSTDLGDAMVGISTSTEGENIKGGRMAGRGN from the exons ATGTCATCGGAACCTACCATCGTACCTTCCTCTGCACCCAATGGGTCTGTACCCGTCTCTCAAGGTGGTACTTCCACTCCACTATTAGGTAGTAGAGGTGGACCTGCGGGCAGTGGTGGGGCAGGAGGAAGTTTTGGAGTGAAATCGGGTCTGGCCCAGATGTTGAAGGGAGG TGTCATTATGGATGTCATGAACGTCGAACAGGCCAAGATCGCTGAGGAAGCTGGTGCTTGTGCTGTTATGGCATTAG AGAGAATCCCAGCGAATATCAGAAGAGACGGAGGTGTCGCaagaatg TCCGACCCAGGAatgatcaaggagatcatGGAAGCCGTCTCAATCCCCGTCATGGCGAAAGTCAGAATCGGACATTTCGTAGAAGCTCAGATCTTACAATCAGTCGGGGTGGATTACATCGAT GAATCCGAAGTTCTCACTATGGCAGATGACCAACATCACATTGGTAAACACTCATTCAAGGTTCCTTTCGTATGTGGATGTAAGAACTTGGGTGAGGCTCTTAGAAGAATCTCTGAAGGTGCTGC CATGATTCGAACCAAGGGTGAAGCCGGTACTGGAGATGTTGTAGAAGCCGTCAAACACCAGCGTGCAGTTATGGCAGATATCAGAAAGGCAGCTTCCATGTCTGACGAGGAGCTATACGCTTTTGCTAAAGAGCTTTCAGCACCTTATCATCTATTGAAGGAGACTGCTAGGTTGAAGAGATTACCTGTTGTTTC CTTCGCTGCTGGTGGTGTAGCTACCCCAGCTGATGCTGCTATGATGATGCAATTGGGTtgtgatggag TCTTCGTCGGTTCTGGTATTT TCTTATCTGGTGATCCCGCCAAAAGAGCCAGAGCGATCGTCCAAGCCGTTACGCACTACAACAACCCTGCTGTCTTGGCTGAGGTGTCTACGGATCTAGGTGATGCTATGGTCGGTATCAGCAC ATCGACTGAGGGCGAGAACATCAAAGGTGGACGAATGGCTGGTCGAGGCAACTAA